The following are encoded in a window of Sphaerisporangium siamense genomic DNA:
- the uraH gene encoding hydroxyisourate hydrolase has product MSLSTHVLDASTGRPARGVAVGLHRGERLIAEGVTGEDGRLNDWLPDGEPGAGVHRLVFRTGAYFAGRGVRTFYPEVVVTFAVEDPGEHHHVPLLLSPFAYSTYRGS; this is encoded by the coding sequence ATGAGCCTGTCCACCCACGTGCTGGACGCGAGTACCGGCCGTCCCGCCCGCGGCGTGGCCGTCGGCCTCCACCGGGGCGAGCGCCTGATCGCCGAGGGGGTGACCGGCGAGGACGGGCGCCTGAACGACTGGCTGCCCGACGGCGAGCCCGGCGCGGGCGTCCACCGCCTGGTCTTCCGCACCGGCGCCTACTTCGCCGGCAGGGGGGTGCGCACCTTCTACCCCGAGGTCGTGGTCACCTTCGCCGTAGAGGACCCCGGCGAGCACCACCACGTCCCCCTGCTGCTCAGCCCGTTCGCCTACTCCACCTACCGCGGGAGCTAG
- the uraD gene encoding 2-oxo-4-hydroxy-4-carboxy-5-ureidoimidazoline decarboxylase, which produces MPKVTPGLAGLNALSPPRAERELLACCASRAFARAVAAGRPYGDEAALTAAADAAVRALAWPDVLEALAAHPRVGEPAGGPSRAATWSRAEQSGAAGADRRVLAGLAAGNARYEERFGHVYLVCATGLTAAAMLDRLEARLGNDAEAERAVVKEELAAITRLRVARLTTDPAGEAR; this is translated from the coding sequence ATGCCGAAGGTGACGCCCGGCCTCGCGGGCCTGAACGCGCTCAGCCCGCCGCGCGCCGAGCGTGAACTGCTGGCCTGCTGCGCCTCCCGCGCGTTCGCCCGCGCCGTCGCCGCCGGCCGGCCCTACGGCGACGAGGCCGCCCTCACCGCCGCGGCCGACGCCGCCGTCCGCGCCCTGGCCTGGCCGGACGTCCTGGAGGCACTGGCCGCCCACCCGCGCGTCGGCGAGCCGGCCGGCGGACCGTCCCGCGCGGCGACCTGGTCGCGCGCGGAGCAGTCCGGCGCCGCCGGGGCCGACCGGCGGGTGCTGGCCGGCCTCGCCGCGGGCAACGCCCGGTACGAGGAGCGGTTCGGCCACGTCTACCTGGTCTGCGCCACCGGGCTGACGGCCGCCGCGATGCTGGACCGGCTGGAGGCCCGGCTGGGCAACGACGCCGAGGCCGAGCGCGCCGTCGTCAAGGAGGAGCTGGCCGCCATCACCCGCCTGCGCGTCGCCCGGCTGACCACGGACCCGGCGGGGGAGGCCCGATGA
- a CDS encoding deoxyribonuclease IV, with amino-acid sequence MTTPSTPSPAPATPLIGGHVLVAGGLATGGLKYAAQIEAEVVQVFVTNPRGWALAEGKPAEDAALRESPLPVFIHTPYLVNVGSPSPDVLEKSLTSIRHALRRGVETGALGVVVHTGSAVSRSREEALLQVREHLLPVLEEIPDDGPDLLLEPMAGQANMLCATVQELGPYLEALEFHPRANVCLDTCHAFAAGHDLAAPGGVARMMDALHAIAPGRLKLLHANDSKDPCGSGRDRHENIGAGQIGAAAFGELMRHPVAAGVPLCIETPGKVEGHHADILLLKSLRDAAFA; translated from the coding sequence ATGACCACACCTTCCACTCCTTCCCCGGCCCCGGCCACCCCGCTGATCGGCGGCCACGTCCTGGTGGCCGGCGGCCTCGCCACGGGCGGCCTGAAGTACGCCGCCCAGATCGAGGCCGAGGTCGTCCAGGTCTTCGTGACCAACCCGCGCGGCTGGGCGCTCGCCGAGGGCAAACCCGCGGAGGACGCCGCGCTGCGCGAGTCGCCTCTGCCGGTGTTCATCCACACGCCCTACCTCGTCAACGTGGGCTCGCCCAGCCCCGACGTGCTGGAGAAGTCGCTGACGTCGATCCGGCACGCGCTGCGGCGCGGCGTGGAGACCGGCGCGCTCGGCGTGGTCGTGCACACCGGGTCGGCGGTCAGCCGGTCGCGGGAGGAGGCCCTGCTGCAGGTGCGCGAGCATCTGCTGCCGGTGCTGGAGGAGATCCCCGACGACGGCCCCGACCTGCTGCTGGAGCCGATGGCGGGCCAGGCCAACATGCTGTGCGCCACCGTGCAGGAACTCGGGCCGTACCTGGAGGCGCTGGAGTTCCACCCGCGCGCCAACGTGTGCCTGGACACCTGTCACGCCTTCGCCGCCGGGCACGACCTGGCCGCCCCCGGCGGGGTGGCGCGGATGATGGACGCGCTGCACGCCATCGCCCCGGGGCGGCTGAAGCTGCTGCACGCCAACGACTCCAAGGACCCCTGCGGGTCGGGGCGCGACAGGCACGAGAACATCGGCGCCGGGCAGATCGGCGCGGCGGCGTTCGGCGAGCTGATGCGCCACCCGGTCGCCGCCGGAGTGCCGCTGTGCATCGAGACCCCCGGCAAGGTCGAGGGCCACCACGCCGACATCCTGCTCCTGAAGAGCCTCCGCGACGCCGCCTTCGCCTGA
- a CDS encoding LytR/AlgR family response regulator transcription factor, with protein MLRVLAVDDEVHALSELAYLLRRDDRVEEVLTASDGVAALQDMVAMIGAGERLDCVFLDIRMPGLDGLDLARLIGAFPSPPRLVFVTAHDDRAVQAFELEAVDYLLKPLRPDRVAEAVRRVESATYGTQAAEAPMDDVIPVELSGRTSFVPQHAVAYAEASGDYVRLHTAEGTHLVRMSLAALERRWAASGFIRVHRSTLVSARHITEMRFDDGRMVLRVGATTLPVSRRHARRVRDQLVRQFRPAPPTPPSPPSLPPPDGPEDGPGHP; from the coding sequence ATGCTCCGTGTCTTGGCGGTCGACGACGAGGTGCACGCGCTCTCCGAACTCGCCTACCTTCTCCGGCGGGACGATCGCGTCGAGGAGGTCCTGACGGCCTCGGACGGGGTCGCCGCGCTGCAGGACATGGTCGCGATGATCGGCGCGGGGGAGCGGCTGGACTGCGTGTTCCTCGATATCCGCATGCCCGGCCTCGACGGCCTCGACCTGGCCCGGCTCATCGGCGCGTTCCCAAGCCCGCCGCGCCTGGTGTTCGTCACCGCGCACGACGACCGCGCGGTGCAGGCCTTCGAACTGGAGGCCGTGGACTACCTCCTCAAGCCACTGCGCCCCGACCGCGTCGCCGAGGCCGTCCGGCGGGTGGAGTCGGCGACCTACGGCACGCAGGCCGCCGAGGCGCCCATGGACGATGTGATCCCCGTGGAGCTGAGCGGGCGCACCAGCTTCGTCCCCCAGCATGCCGTGGCCTACGCCGAGGCCAGCGGCGACTACGTGCGCCTGCACACCGCCGAGGGCACACACCTGGTGCGCATGTCCCTGGCGGCCCTGGAGCGCCGCTGGGCGGCCTCGGGGTTCATCCGGGTGCATCGCAGCACGCTCGTGTCGGCCCGGCACATCACCGAGATGCGCTTCGACGACGGCCGGATGGTGCTGCGCGTCGGCGCCACCACCTTGCCGGTGAGCCGGCGGCACGCCCGGCGCGTCCGCGACCAGCTCGTGCGGCAGTTCCGCCCCGCCCCGCCCACTCCGCCCAGCCCCCCGTCCCTCCCTCCGCCCGACGGGCCGGAGGACGGGCCAGGGCACCCCTAG
- a CDS encoding histidine kinase, whose amino-acid sequence MLDTGWPLLCALSGLLAYVLGRRGAVARGGASRDDAFATLHEAAMAAPYLRAGLARDAARRAVRHLRALVGSSALAVTSLDQLLAWDGDTEPPGEEHTRDLLGHVHGVLAGGRPYLVAGDELFCEAEDCAVRGAVVVPLTVDGRVIGALAAYDAEVDAALVRAATEVGQWASGQLELAELDATRRRALSAETRALRAQISPHFVCNSLTTIASFTRSEPDHARELLLDFADFARHALRRAGDFTTLSDELTCVDRYLLLERARFGEKLRFAVDVVPEVLPVPVPFLCLQPIVENAITHGIRRRGGTGEVNVVVRDAGGEVHITVEDDGAGMDPCRVREMLHGGPPSGEGGGIGLANVDVRLRQIYGQDYGLTIDTAPGEGTTVRMRVPKMRPSHD is encoded by the coding sequence ATGCTCGACACCGGCTGGCCGCTGCTGTGCGCCCTGAGCGGGCTGCTCGCCTACGTCCTCGGCCGCCGCGGCGCCGTGGCGCGCGGTGGCGCCTCGCGGGACGACGCCTTCGCGACGCTCCACGAGGCCGCCATGGCCGCCCCCTACCTGCGCGCCGGCCTCGCCCGCGACGCGGCGCGCAGGGCCGTGCGCCACCTGCGCGCGCTGGTCGGGTCCTCCGCGCTGGCCGTGACCTCCCTGGACCAGCTCCTGGCCTGGGACGGCGACACCGAGCCCCCGGGCGAGGAGCACACCCGCGACCTGCTCGGCCACGTCCACGGCGTCCTGGCGGGCGGCCGGCCCTACCTGGTCGCCGGCGACGAGCTGTTCTGCGAGGCCGAGGACTGCGCCGTCCGCGGCGCCGTCGTCGTCCCCCTGACCGTCGACGGGCGGGTCATCGGCGCGCTCGCCGCCTACGACGCCGAGGTGGACGCCGCGCTCGTCCGCGCCGCCACCGAGGTCGGCCAGTGGGCGTCCGGGCAGCTCGAACTGGCCGAGCTCGACGCCACGCGCCGCCGCGCCCTGTCGGCGGAGACGCGCGCCCTGCGCGCCCAGATCTCGCCGCACTTCGTGTGCAACTCCCTGACCACGATCGCCTCCTTCACCCGCTCCGAGCCCGACCACGCCCGCGAGCTGCTGCTGGACTTCGCCGACTTCGCCCGCCACGCCCTGCGCCGCGCCGGCGACTTCACCACCCTGTCCGACGAGCTGACCTGCGTCGACCGCTACCTGCTGCTGGAGCGTGCCCGCTTCGGCGAGAAGCTGCGCTTCGCCGTGGACGTCGTGCCCGAGGTGCTGCCCGTCCCCGTGCCGTTCCTGTGCCTGCAGCCCATCGTCGAGAACGCCATCACCCACGGCATCCGCCGCCGGGGCGGCACCGGCGAGGTCAACGTCGTCGTGCGCGACGCCGGCGGCGAGGTGCACATCACCGTCGAGGACGACGGCGCCGGCATGGACCCGTGCCGGGTGCGCGAGATGCTGCACGGCGGCCCGCCGAGCGGTGAGGGCGGCGGCATCGGCCTGGCCAACGTCGACGTGCGGCTGCGCCAGATCTACGGCCAGGACTACGGCCTCACCATCGACACCGCCCCCGGTGAGGGCACCACCGTCCGCATGCGGGTGCCGAAAATGCGGCCAAGCCATGACTAA